From Medicago truncatula cultivar Jemalong A17 chromosome 7, MtrunA17r5.0-ANR, whole genome shotgun sequence, a single genomic window includes:
- the LOC120576967 gene encoding protein FAR1-RELATED SEQUENCE 5 yields MDIENMENFQAEPSNELVSDAPEGFDNGSGSGSDIGTISSGDEDVGESNNEGFPCNHDVATAVDCMVDVRKINLKEMSCEEIMRYHFLNREVAFMFYNWYACLHGFAGRRSRNVRNVNGQIVQQTFLCHREGIRDDRYSKTVIRKREHKPTSRCGCQAKFQVHIDFKSDRWYIKYFDDDHNHSFLNSKYEGMLPAHRTMTNHDKFQMKTMRKSGIPTSRIYGYFATQAGGYEKLDFTKRDMYNEQLKERGNKSSDADAALEFLKGMCTRDDMMFWKHTLNVDGSLKHLFWCDGVSRMDYSLFGDVLAFDATYWKIKYNTPLVIFSGVNHHNKSVIFGSAIVGDETEDSYVWLLENIFEAMDGKCPMSVITDGDLSMRNAIGRVFSDAHHRLCACHLIQNATSNVKNLQFVVKFKHCMLGDIDVDEFDRRWEELLHEFGLHGNSWMLEMYEKRDKCATTHIRGKFYAGFRTTSRCEGLHSEFGKYVNVLSNLVDFLNQFFRWLNHLTYKEMQMDYVTSFGDTVLQTPHKCLERSAANLYTRSVFHMFRPMLERDCRCKVEPGGNSGSIFTYMLSKYPRQDVHWTVTFCQESLRFGCSCMRLESLGIPCEHIVSVLIHLNIIVMPNSIILPRWTKGVKDAVNAANANSSSQRDPAFVTSYATLVERCKRLLNAAFQCGNNPEEIRNTNDLVENQTERLELVGSTNRDEPSFMDTQTGGSIGNPPPPPPPRPPPG; encoded by the exons ATGGATATAGAAAATATGGAGAATTTTCAAGCAGAGCCAAGTAATGAATTAGTGTCGGACGCTCCGGAG GGGTTTGACAACGGTAGTGGCTCTGGCTCGGACATAGGAACCATTTCAAGTGGCGACGAAGATGTAGGGGAATCCAACAACGAAGGATTTCCGTGCAACCATGATGTTGCAACAGCTGTTGACTGTATGGTTGACGTACGCAAGATTAACTTGAAGGAAATGAGTTGCGAAGAAATAATGAGGTACCATTTTCTGAACCGGGAAGTAGCATTTATGTTTTATAATTGGTATGCCTGTTTACATGGTTTTGCTGGTAGAAGAAGTCGAAATGTTAGGAATGTCAATGGCCAAATAGTTCAACAAACCTTTCTTTGCCATAGAGAAGGAATTAGGGATGATAGGTATAGCAAAACTGTTATTAGAAAAAGAGAGCATAAACCTACTAGTAGGTGTGGGTGTCAGGCCAAATTCCAAGTCCATATTGACTTTAAAAGTGATCGTTGGTACATTAAATACTTTGATGAtgatcataatcattccttCTTGAATAGTAAGTATGAAGGAATGTTACCAGCCCATAGAACGATGACCAATCATGACAAGTTCCAAATGAAAACCATGAGAAAATCTGGCATTCCCACGTCACGCATCTATGGTTATTTTGCCACACAGGCTGGTGGGTATGAAAAATTAGACTTTACTAAAAGAGACATGTACAATGAACAACTTAAAGAGAGGGGTAATAAGAGTTCTGATGCAGACGCTGCACTTGAATTCCTTAAAGGAATGTGTACCCGGGATGATATGATGTTTTGGAAGCATACTTTGAATGTGGATGGGTCGCTTAAGCATCTATTTTGGTGTGATGGAGTAAGCCGGATGGATTATTCATTATTTGGTGACGTGTTGGCATTTGATGCTACatattggaaaataaaatacaatacacCCCTTGTTATATTTTCTGGTGTAAATCATCACAACAAGAGCGTCATATTTGGTAGTGCAATTGTTGGGGATGAGACGGAAGATAGCTATGTTTGGCTCTTGGAAAACATTTTTGAGGCAATGGATGGTAAATGTCCTATGTCCGTGATAACTGATGGTGATTTATCTATGAGAAACGCAATTGGGAGGGTGTTTTCTGATGCTCATCATCGGTTGTGTGCGTGCCATCTTATTCAGAACGCAACCAGCAACGTTAAAAATCTGCAGTTTGTGGTGAAGTTTAAGCATTGTATGTTGGGTGATATTGATGTTGATGAGTTTGATCGTAGATGGGAGGAGCTTCTGCATGAGTTTGGTTTGCATGGAAATAGTTGGATGTTGGAAATGTATGAAAAGCGAGATAAGTGTGCTACTACACATATTCGGGGAAAGTTTTATGCCGGTTTTCGGACGACTTCAAGATGTGAAGGATTGCACTCGGAATTTGGGAAATATGTGAATGTACTATCAAAtcttgttgattttttgaacCAATTTTTTCGTTGGCTTAATCACTTGACGTACAAAGAAATGCAGATGGATTACGTAACTTCGTTTGGTGACACCGTTCTTCAAACCCCACACAAATGTCTAGAGAGGTCAGCTGCCAATTTGTACACTAGGTCAGTTTTTCATATGTTTAGGCCGATGTTGGAAAGGGATTGTCGTTGCAAGGTTGAGCCAGGGGGTAATAGTGGTTCAATCTTTACCTATATGTTATCTAAATATCCTCGACAAGATGTTCACTGGACTGTTACTTTTTGTCAAGAAAGCTTAAGATTTGGTTGCTCTTGTATGAGGCTTGAGTCATTGGGCATTCCTTGTGAGCATATTGTATCTGTTTTAATTCATCTTAACATCATTGTCATGCCCAATTCTATTATTCTGCCGAGATGGACGAAAGGTGTGAAAGATGCTGTTAACGCTGCAAATGCAAATAGTTCCAGCCAACGTGATCCCGCCTTTGTTACTTCGTACGCAACCTTGGTGGAACGATGTAAAAGGTTGTTGAATGCTGCATTTCAATGTGGTAATAATCCAGAAGAGATTCGCAATACTAATGATTTGGTAGAGAATCAAACTGAAAGACTGGAATTGGTTGGTAGTACCAATCGTGATGAACCTTCCTTCATGGATACACAAACTGGAGGTAGCATTGggaacccccccccccccccccccccccgcccCCCTCCAGGTTAG